The following coding sequences lie in one Lelliottia jeotgali genomic window:
- a CDS encoding frv operon regulatory protein: MLNERQFSLLDAIESQPVSLSVLARQTGVSARTILRDIDYLNFTLSGKAHIRTAGNALYQLDIVDRKSYFQLLQRHDNDDRMLALLLIHPVISRAQLADTLNLPDSWVAERLPRLKTRHQRAFNLASRPGAGHFVAVDEAKRFLLLANVFRKDPFVYPLPGITPDAYARLLEEGRRQTGWPNISADYRVSMILAACALRECPQCPGPTIPEKVRERLNHLQDQADSMTPEYVRELLTASSSPGSPHVVDAQLIDDLTGHLKRCVAMPQWLVENRQGSMNNLKTAWPAAFDMSVKFINHLRTVMDIPLIDSDLPGLYFACALERHQHESTPVILLADQNAIAAINKMAIEREVLNCRVIVARNPDEVEAICEELTPALIVNNGPYTFDGGPRHVLTIRNIITSAGIDQIKDFLASAFIRQQPERFFPPEGYFHYHNAAGESWAQIVEAIATRLCAEKRLTPEESQRMCQREQEGENLIVNRIAIPHCWSDRQKPFRGFFITLERGILVNGEEVQHLVMACASAANRQELKIFSFLANVLNSHSVETIEKIADYEGFIALLR; the protein is encoded by the coding sequence ATGTTGAATGAACGTCAGTTTTCCCTGCTCGATGCCATTGAATCACAGCCCGTGTCGCTGAGCGTGCTGGCGCGGCAGACTGGCGTTTCGGCACGCACTATTCTGCGTGATATTGATTATCTGAACTTTACCCTGAGCGGCAAGGCACACATTCGCACGGCGGGCAACGCCCTGTATCAGTTGGATATCGTTGATCGCAAAAGCTATTTCCAGCTTTTACAGCGCCATGATAATGATGACCGGATGCTGGCCCTGCTGCTGATCCACCCGGTGATTTCCCGGGCGCAGCTGGCCGATACGCTCAATTTGCCGGACAGCTGGGTCGCCGAGCGTTTACCCCGGCTGAAAACCCGCCACCAGAGGGCGTTCAACCTGGCGAGCCGTCCCGGTGCGGGCCATTTCGTGGCAGTTGATGAAGCAAAACGTTTTCTCCTGCTCGCCAATGTCTTTCGCAAAGACCCCTTTGTGTATCCTCTGCCGGGTATCACGCCTGACGCTTACGCCCGACTGCTGGAAGAGGGTCGTCGGCAGACAGGCTGGCCGAATATCTCCGCTGATTATCGGGTGAGTATGATCCTTGCAGCCTGTGCGCTGCGGGAATGTCCACAATGCCCCGGCCCAACGATTCCAGAGAAAGTGCGGGAACGGCTCAATCATTTGCAGGACCAGGCCGACAGTATGACGCCCGAGTATGTCAGGGAGTTACTCACCGCCAGTTCCAGCCCGGGCTCACCGCATGTGGTAGATGCGCAGCTGATTGACGATCTGACTGGTCATCTTAAGCGCTGCGTGGCGATGCCGCAGTGGCTGGTGGAAAATCGTCAGGGATCGATGAATAACCTTAAGACCGCGTGGCCAGCCGCATTTGATATGAGCGTGAAATTTATCAATCATCTGCGAACGGTGATGGATATTCCGCTGATTGACAGCGATCTTCCGGGACTCTACTTCGCCTGTGCGCTGGAGCGCCATCAGCACGAATCGACGCCGGTGATCCTGTTGGCTGACCAGAACGCCATTGCCGCAATCAACAAAATGGCGATTGAGCGCGAGGTGCTGAACTGCCGGGTGATTGTGGCGCGCAATCCTGATGAAGTCGAAGCCATCTGTGAAGAGCTGACGCCAGCGCTTATCGTCAACAACGGTCCTTACACATTTGATGGCGGGCCGCGTCACGTCTTGACCATCCGCAATATCATCACTTCAGCAGGCATCGATCAGATTAAAGACTTCCTCGCCTCGGCGTTTATTCGCCAGCAGCCGGAACGCTTTTTCCCGCCTGAGGGCTATTTTCATTATCACAACGCGGCGGGCGAAAGCTGGGCGCAGATTGTCGAGGCGATCGCAACGCGTCTGTGTGCCGAAAAGCGGTTAACGCCCGAAGAATCACAGCGGATGTGTCAGCGAGAACAGGAAGGTGAAAATCTTATCGTGAATCGCATCGCGATTCCCCACTGCTGGAGCGATCGGCAAAAACCGTTTCGCGGATTTTTCATTACGCTTGAACGCGGAATACTGGTAAACGGTGAAGAGGTGCAGCATCTGGTGATGGCTTGCGCCAGCGCGGCGAATCGACAGGAGCTAAAAATTTTTAGCTTTCTGGCCAACGTACTGAACAGCCATTCGGTGGAGACAATCGAGAAAATTGCAGACTACGAGGGGTTTATTGCGTTACTGCGCTAA
- a CDS encoding formate dehydrogenase, with amino-acid sequence MSKQNRDTQSSPLPVGVVEHSVHRPPHIAHAVPDFLAEEVPVALVYNGISHVVMMASPKDLELFAMGFSLSEGIIERPQEIYGMDVVKVCNGLEVQIELSSRRFMNLKERRRALAGRTGCGVCGVEQLNDIGKPIVPLPFTQTFTLKHLDHALEHLNDVQPIGQLSGCTHAAAWVLPSGKIAGGHEDVGRHVALDKLLGRRAGENDEWQQGAALVSSRASYEMVQKAAMCGVEILFAVSAATTLAVEVAQRCNLTLVGFCKPGRVTIYTHSQRLIFDQ; translated from the coding sequence GTGTCTAAACAAAATCGTGATACCCAGTCGTCTCCACTGCCTGTGGGCGTAGTGGAACATTCGGTACATCGACCCCCTCACATTGCGCACGCCGTCCCCGATTTTTTGGCGGAGGAAGTGCCTGTTGCCTTGGTTTACAACGGTATTTCACATGTCGTGATGATGGCCTCGCCAAAAGATCTTGAGCTGTTCGCGATGGGCTTTTCTCTCTCCGAGGGCATTATCGAGCGCCCGCAGGAAATTTACGGCATGGACGTGGTGAAGGTCTGTAACGGCCTCGAAGTGCAAATCGAGCTTTCCAGCCGCCGTTTTATGAATCTTAAAGAGCGCCGTCGTGCACTCGCAGGGCGCACGGGCTGCGGTGTGTGTGGCGTCGAGCAGCTCAACGATATCGGCAAGCCGATAGTCCCGCTGCCTTTTACCCAAACCTTCACGCTTAAACACCTCGATCACGCGCTCGAGCATCTCAATGACGTCCAGCCAATCGGCCAGTTGAGCGGCTGTACGCACGCAGCGGCGTGGGTTTTACCTTCCGGGAAAATTGCCGGCGGTCACGAAGATGTCGGGCGTCATGTTGCGCTGGATAAACTGCTCGGGCGTCGTGCTGGTGAAAACGATGAATGGCAGCAAGGCGCGGCGCTGGTATCAAGCCGTGCGAGCTATGAGATGGTGCAAAAAGCGGCCATGTGCGGGGTCGAGATTCTGTTTGCCGTCTCGGCGGCGACCACCCTAGCGGTGGAAGTGGCCCAGCGCTGCAACCTGACGCTGGTGGGGTTTTGTAAGCCAGGAAGAGTGACCATTTATACCCATTCTCAGCGTCTTATTTTTGATCAATAA
- a CDS encoding Formate dehydrogenase O alpha subunit, producing MQVSRRQFFKICAGGMAGTTAAALGFAPGVALAETRQYKLLRTRETRNTCTYCSVGCGLLMYSLGDGAKNAKASIFHIEGDPDHPVNRGALCPKGAGLVDFIHSESRLKFPEYRAPGSDKWQQISWETAFDRIAKLMKEDRDANYVAQNADGVTVNRWLSTGMLCASASSNETGYLTQKFTRALGMLAVDNQARV from the coding sequence ATGCAGGTCAGCAGAAGGCAGTTCTTTAAGATCTGCGCTGGCGGTATGGCAGGCACGACGGCAGCGGCGCTGGGCTTTGCCCCTGGTGTAGCGCTGGCGGAGACACGGCAGTACAAACTGCTGCGCACCCGTGAAACCCGTAATACCTGTACGTACTGTTCTGTCGGTTGTGGGCTGTTAATGTATAGCCTCGGCGACGGCGCGAAAAACGCTAAAGCATCTATCTTCCATATCGAAGGTGATCCGGACCATCCGGTCAACCGTGGCGCGCTGTGCCCGAAAGGGGCCGGTCTGGTGGATTTCATCCACTCCGAAAGCCGCCTGAAATTCCCTGAATATCGCGCTCCTGGCTCTGATAAATGGCAGCAAATCAGCTGGGAAACGGCGTTTGATCGTATCGCTAAACTGATGAAAGAAGATCGTGATGCCAACTATGTCGCGCAGAATGCCGACGGCGTCACCGTTAACCGCTGGCTCTCCACCGGCATGCTCTGTGCTTCGGCATCCAGCAACGAAACCGGCTATTTAACGCAGAAATTTACGCGCGCACTCGGTATGCTCGCGGTCGACAACCAGGCACGTGTCTGA
- a CDS encoding Formate dehydrogenase O alpha subunit, with protein MTNHWVDIKNANLIIVMGGNAAEAHPVGFRWAMEAKIHNGAKLIVIDPRFTRTASVADFYTPIRSGTDITFLSGVLLYLLTNEKYNREYTEAYTNASLIVREDYSFEDGLFSGYDADKRKYDKTSWNYELDENGFAKRDTTLTHPRCVWNLLKTHVSRYTPEVVENICGTPKADFLKVCEYIAETSAHDKTASFLYALGWTQHSVGAQNIRTMAMVQLLLGNMGMAGGGVNALRGHSNIQGLTDLGLLSQSLPGYMTLPSEKQTDIQTYLTANTPKPLLEGQVNYWGNYPKFFVSMMKAFYGDKATAENSWGFDWLPKWDKGYDVLQYFDMMHQGKVNGYLCQGFNPVASFPNKNKVVESLSKLKFLVTIDPLNTETSTFWQNHGESNDVDPSKIQTEVFRLPSTCFAEENGSIVNSGRWLQWHWKGADAPGIALNDGEILAGIFLRLRKMYEAEGGANPEQVLNMTWNYSTPDNPAPEEVAMESNGKALADVIDPATGTVLAKKGDQLSTFAHLRDDGSTASGCWIFAGSWTPKGNQMANRDNADPSGLGNTLGWAWAWPLNRRILYNRASADPQGKPWDPKRQLLKWDGAKWGGVDIPDYSAAAPGSDVGPFIMQPEGMGRLFAIDKMAEGPFPEHYEPFETPLGTNPLHPNVISNPAARIFKGDFDALGKKDKFPYVGTTYRLTEHFHYWTKHALLNAIAQPEQFVEIGEKLANKLGIAHGDTVKVSSNRGYIKAKAVVTKRIRTLNVHGQQVDTIGIPIHWGYEGVAKKGFIANTLTPFVGDANTQTPEFKAFLVNVEKV; from the coding sequence ATGACCAACCACTGGGTCGACATCAAAAACGCTAACCTCATCATCGTGATGGGTGGAAACGCGGCAGAAGCGCATCCAGTCGGGTTCCGCTGGGCGATGGAAGCCAAAATCCACAATGGCGCGAAACTGATTGTGATCGATCCCCGCTTCACGCGTACGGCGTCAGTGGCGGATTTCTACACCCCTATTCGTTCAGGTACTGACATTACTTTCCTGTCAGGCGTACTGCTGTATCTGTTAACTAACGAAAAATATAACCGCGAATATACCGAGGCTTACACCAACGCCAGCCTGATCGTGCGTGAGGATTACAGCTTTGAAGATGGTCTGTTCAGCGGCTACGACGCGGATAAACGCAAATACGACAAAACCAGCTGGAACTACGAGCTGGATGAAAACGGCTTTGCGAAACGCGACACCACGCTGACCCATCCGCGCTGTGTATGGAACCTGCTGAAAACGCACGTTTCCCGCTACACGCCAGAGGTGGTTGAGAACATCTGCGGCACACCGAAAGCCGACTTCCTGAAAGTCTGCGAGTACATCGCCGAAACCAGCGCTCATGACAAAACCGCGTCGTTCCTTTACGCACTGGGCTGGACGCAGCACTCCGTCGGCGCACAGAACATCCGCACTATGGCGATGGTTCAGCTGTTGCTTGGCAATATGGGAATGGCAGGCGGCGGCGTAAACGCCCTGCGCGGTCACTCCAACATTCAGGGCCTGACGGACCTTGGCCTGCTGTCGCAGAGCCTGCCGGGCTACATGACGCTGCCAAGCGAAAAGCAGACCGACATCCAGACCTACCTGACCGCCAACACGCCGAAACCGCTGCTGGAAGGCCAGGTGAACTACTGGGGCAACTACCCGAAATTCTTCGTCTCAATGATGAAGGCCTTCTACGGCGATAAAGCGACGGCGGAAAACAGCTGGGGCTTTGACTGGTTGCCGAAGTGGGACAAGGGTTACGACGTGCTGCAGTATTTCGACATGATGCATCAGGGAAAAGTGAACGGCTATCTGTGCCAGGGCTTTAACCCGGTCGCCTCGTTCCCGAACAAGAACAAGGTGGTGGAGTCGCTGTCGAAGCTGAAGTTCCTGGTGACGATTGACCCACTCAATACCGAAACGTCAACGTTCTGGCAGAACCACGGCGAATCGAACGACGTCGATCCGTCCAAAATTCAGACCGAAGTGTTCCGTCTGCCCTCCACCTGCTTCGCGGAAGAGAACGGCTCAATTGTCAACTCCGGTCGCTGGTTGCAGTGGCACTGGAAAGGCGCGGACGCCCCAGGCATCGCCCTGAACGACGGCGAGATCCTGGCCGGTATCTTCCTGCGTCTGCGCAAGATGTACGAGGCAGAAGGCGGTGCGAATCCAGAGCAGGTTCTGAACATGACCTGGAACTATTCGACGCCTGACAATCCAGCCCCTGAAGAGGTGGCGATGGAGAGCAACGGTAAAGCGCTGGCGGATGTGATTGATCCGGCCACCGGCACCGTGCTGGCGAAGAAAGGCGATCAGCTGAGCACCTTTGCGCATCTGCGCGATGACGGCTCAACCGCCAGCGGCTGCTGGATTTTCGCAGGTAGCTGGACGCCGAAAGGCAACCAGATGGCGAACCGCGATAACGCCGATCCGTCGGGCCTCGGCAATACGCTGGGCTGGGCATGGGCGTGGCCGCTGAACCGCCGCATTCTGTATAACCGCGCATCCGCTGACCCACAGGGTAAACCGTGGGATCCGAAGCGTCAGCTCCTGAAATGGGACGGCGCGAAATGGGGCGGCGTGGATATTCCGGACTACAGCGCAGCCGCACCAGGTAGCGACGTTGGGCCGTTTATCATGCAGCCAGAAGGCATGGGCCGCCTTTTTGCGATCGACAAGATGGCAGAAGGTCCGTTCCCGGAACACTACGAGCCGTTTGAGACGCCGCTGGGCACCAACCCGCTGCACCCGAACGTTATCTCTAACCCGGCTGCCCGTATCTTTAAAGGCGATTTTGACGCGCTGGGTAAAAAAGATAAGTTCCCGTACGTCGGCACCACGTACCGTCTGACCGAACACTTCCACTACTGGACCAAACACGCGCTGCTTAACGCCATCGCGCAGCCGGAACAGTTTGTGGAAATCGGTGAGAAGCTGGCGAACAAGCTCGGTATCGCGCACGGCGATACGGTGAAAGTCTCGTCTAACCGTGGCTACATTAAGGCCAAGGCAGTGGTGACTAAACGTATTCGCACGCTGAATGTACATGGGCAACAGGTGGACACCATCGGTATCCCGATTCACTGGGGTTACGAGGGCGTGGCGAAGAAAGGCTTTATCGCCAACACTCTGACGCCGTTCGTCGGTGATGCGAACACGCAGACGCCGGAGTTCAAAGCTTTCCTCGTGAACGTGGAAAAGGTGTAA
- a CDS encoding Formate dehydrogenase O beta subunit produces MAYQSQDIIRRSATNGLTPAPQARDHQQEVAKLIDVTTCIGCKACQVACSEWNDLRDEVGHNVGVYDNPADLTAKSWTVMRFSEVEQNDKLEWLIRKDGCMHCADPGCLKACPSEGAIIQYANGIVDFQSEQCIGCGYCIAGCPFNVPRLNPEDNRVYKCTLCVDRVNVGQEPACVKTCPTGAIHFGSKEDMKTLAGERVSELKTRGYDNAGLYDPAGVGGTHVMYVLHHADKPNLYHGLPENPEISATVKFWKGIWKPLAAVGFAATFAASIFHYVGVGPNRAEEEDDNLHEEKDEVRK; encoded by the coding sequence ATGGCTTATCAATCGCAAGACATCATTCGTCGTTCCGCGACTAACGGTCTCACGCCCGCGCCTCAGGCGCGGGACCACCAGCAGGAAGTGGCGAAGCTCATCGACGTGACCACCTGTATCGGCTGTAAGGCTTGTCAGGTGGCGTGTTCGGAGTGGAACGATCTCCGTGACGAAGTGGGTCATAACGTCGGGGTGTACGACAACCCCGCCGATTTGACCGCCAAATCCTGGACGGTGATGCGTTTCTCGGAAGTGGAGCAGAACGACAAACTGGAGTGGCTGATCCGTAAGGATGGCTGCATGCACTGCGCCGATCCGGGCTGCCTGAAGGCGTGTCCGTCAGAAGGGGCTATCATTCAGTATGCCAATGGCATCGTCGACTTCCAGTCTGAGCAGTGCATCGGCTGCGGCTACTGCATTGCCGGCTGTCCGTTCAACGTGCCGCGACTGAACCCGGAAGACAACCGCGTCTACAAATGTACGCTGTGCGTCGACCGCGTGAACGTCGGCCAGGAACCGGCCTGCGTGAAAACGTGCCCGACGGGTGCTATCCACTTTGGCTCTAAAGAGGATATGAAAACCCTGGCGGGAGAACGTGTGTCAGAGCTGAAAACCCGTGGTTACGATAACGCCGGTCTGTACGATCCGGCGGGCGTTGGCGGGACGCACGTGATGTACGTGCTGCACCACGCCGACAAGCCGAATCTGTATCACGGCCTGCCGGAGAACCCGGAAATCAGCGCCACGGTGAAATTCTGGAAAGGCATCTGGAAACCGCTGGCCGCCGTTGGCTTTGCTGCGACCTTTGCCGCCAGTATCTTCCATTACGTCGGCGTCGGTCCGAACCGTGCGGAAGAGGAAGACGATAATCTGCATGAAGAGAAAGACGAGGTGCGCAAATGA
- a CDS encoding Formate dehydrogenase O gamma subunit: protein MKRRDTIVRYTAPERINHWVTAFCFMLAAISGLGFFFPSFNWLMQIMGTPQLARILHPFVGVIMFASFIIMFFRYWHHNLINRDDIFWAKNIRKIVVNEEVGDTGRYNFGQKCVFWAAIIFLVLLLASGVIIWRPYFAPAFSIPVIRFALMLHSFAAVALIVVIMVHIYAALWVKGTITAMVEGWVTSTWAKKHHPRWYREVRQKQEKSSE, encoded by the coding sequence ATGAAAAGACGTGACACCATCGTGCGCTATACGGCGCCGGAACGTATCAACCACTGGGTCACCGCCTTCTGCTTCATGCTGGCGGCGATAAGCGGGCTGGGGTTCTTCTTCCCGTCCTTCAACTGGTTGATGCAAATTATGGGCACTCCGCAGCTGGCGCGTATTCTGCACCCGTTTGTCGGTGTGATTATGTTTGCCTCGTTTATCATCATGTTTTTCCGCTACTGGCACCATAACCTAATCAATCGGGATGATATCTTTTGGGCGAAGAATATTCGTAAGATCGTCGTCAACGAGGAAGTGGGTGATACCGGGCGTTATAACTTCGGCCAGAAATGCGTATTCTGGGCGGCGATTATCTTCCTGGTCCTGTTGCTGGCAAGCGGCGTGATCATCTGGCGTCCGTATTTTGCGCCTGCTTTCTCAATCCCGGTGATCCGATTTGCGCTGATGCTGCATTCATTTGCCGCAGTAGCATTAATTGTGGTTATCATGGTGCATATCTACGCCGCCCTTTGGGTGAAAGGCACCATTACCGCGATGGTGGAAGGATGGGTAACCAGCACGTGGGCGAAAAAGCATCACCCGCGCTGGTACCGTGAAGTCCGCCAGAAACAGGAAAAGTCATCTGAATGA
- a CDS encoding formate dehydrogenase formation protein FdhE produces the protein MSIRIIPQDELGSSEKRTAEYIPPLLFPRLKNLYNRRAERLRELAENNPLGEFLRFAALIAHAQEVVLYDHPLQMDLAARIKEANEQGKPPLDIHVLPRDKHWQKLLHSLIAELKPEMSGPALAVIENLEKASELELEEMANALFASDFALVSSDKAPFIWAALSLYWAQMASLIPGKARAEYGEARQFCPVCGSMPVTSMVQIGTTQGLRYLHCNLCETEWHVVRIKCSNCEQTRDLNYWSLENENAAVKAESCGDCGTYLKILYQEKDPKVEAVADDLATLVLDARMEQEGFARSSINPFLFPGEGE, from the coding sequence ATGAGTATTCGCATAATCCCGCAAGATGAGCTGGGTTCGAGCGAGAAACGCACGGCGGAATACATTCCGCCGCTGCTATTCCCCAGACTCAAAAACCTCTACAACCGCCGCGCAGAGCGTCTGCGCGAGCTGGCAGAGAACAATCCACTCGGTGAATTTCTTCGCTTTGCTGCACTGATCGCCCACGCTCAGGAAGTGGTTCTGTACGACCATCCGCTGCAAATGGACCTGGCTGCGCGCATCAAAGAAGCCAACGAGCAAGGTAAGCCGCCGCTGGATATCCATGTGCTGCCGCGTGATAAGCACTGGCAGAAGCTGCTGCACTCGCTGATTGCTGAGCTAAAACCTGAGATGAGCGGTCCCGCATTAGCGGTTATCGAGAACCTGGAAAAAGCCTCCGAACTGGAGCTGGAAGAGATGGCGAACGCGCTGTTTGCATCCGACTTCGCGTTGGTGAGCAGCGATAAAGCCCCGTTTATCTGGGCCGCTCTTTCGCTCTACTGGGCGCAAATGGCCAGCCTGATTCCAGGCAAAGCCCGCGCCGAATACGGTGAGGCGCGTCAGTTCTGCCCAGTGTGCGGCTCGATGCCGGTGACCAGCATGGTGCAAATTGGCACCACACAAGGTTTGCGCTATTTGCACTGCAACCTGTGTGAGACCGAGTGGCACGTGGTGCGCATCAAATGCAGTAACTGCGAGCAGACCCGTGATCTGAACTACTGGTCTCTGGAAAACGAGAATGCGGCGGTTAAAGCAGAAAGCTGCGGTGACTGCGGGACTTACCTGAAGATTCTCTATCAGGAAAAGGACCCAAAAGTGGAAGCCGTCGCCGACGATCTCGCTACCCTGGTACTCGACGCACGCATGGAACAAGAGGGCTTCGCCCGCAGCTCCATCAACCCGTTCCTGTTCCCGGGTGAAGGGGAGTAA
- a CDS encoding CopG family transcriptional regulator, with the protein MSIMVGIDMGRILLDLSDDVLQRLDDLKQLRNKPRAELLREAVEQYLDRQSTSVIREALGLWGDKLEDGLEYERKLREEW; encoded by the coding sequence ATGAGCATAATGGTTGGAATCGATATGGGTAGAATACTCCTCGACTTGTCAGACGATGTCCTTCAGCGGCTTGATGACCTCAAGCAACTCCGTAATAAGCCGCGCGCCGAATTACTACGGGAAGCCGTTGAACAGTACCTCGACAGGCAAAGTACCTCGGTGATTCGCGAGGCTCTGGGATTATGGGGCGATAAACTGGAAGATGGGCTTGAGTATGAACGTAAGCTGCGTGAGGAGTGGTAA
- a CDS encoding GNAT family N-acetyltransferase: MYHLRVPQTEEELEVYYHFRWEMLRKPLHQPKGSERDAWDAMAHHQMVVDEEGNLVAVGRLYINADSEASIRFMAVHPSVQDKGLGTLMAMTLESVARQEGVKRVTCSAREDAVEFFSKLGFVNEGEITAPQTTPIRHFLMIKPIATLDDILHRADWCGQLQQAWYQHIPLSEKMGVRIQQYTGQKFITTMPEIGNQNPHHTLFAGSLFSLATLTGWGLIWLMLRERHLGGTIILADAHIRYSSPISGKPSAVADLGSLSGDLDRLARGRKARVQMQVELFGDEISGAIFEGTYLVLPAKPFGPYEEGGNEEE, from the coding sequence ATGTATCACCTTCGAGTACCGCAAACAGAAGAAGAATTAGAGGTTTACTATCACTTCCGCTGGGAAATGCTGCGTAAACCGTTGCATCAGCCAAAAGGCTCCGAGCGCGACGCCTGGGATGCGATGGCGCATCATCAGATGGTGGTCGACGAAGAGGGCAACCTGGTTGCCGTCGGGCGTTTGTACATCAACGCGGATAGCGAAGCCTCAATTCGTTTTATGGCCGTGCATCCTTCGGTGCAGGATAAAGGTCTTGGGACCCTGATGGCGATGACACTCGAATCCGTTGCCCGCCAGGAGGGCGTCAAGCGCGTCACCTGTAGCGCCCGTGAAGATGCGGTGGAGTTCTTCTCCAAACTGGGTTTCGTCAACGAAGGCGAAATCACTGCGCCTCAGACTACCCCGATTCGTCATTTTTTGATGATCAAACCCATCGCCACCCTCGATGATATTCTCCACCGTGCCGACTGGTGCGGTCAGTTGCAGCAGGCCTGGTATCAGCATATCCCGCTGAGCGAAAAGATGGGTGTGCGCATCCAGCAATACACCGGGCAGAAATTCATTACCACTATGCCGGAAATCGGCAATCAGAACCCGCACCACACTCTGTTCGCCGGTAGCCTGTTCTCACTGGCCACCCTGACCGGCTGGGGCCTTATCTGGTTGATGCTGCGCGAAAGGCATCTCGGCGGTACGATTATCCTCGCCGATGCCCATATTCGCTACAGCAGTCCCATCAGCGGAAAGCCGAGCGCGGTGGCGGATTTAGGCTCGCTCAGCGGCGATCTGGACCGTCTGGCTCGCGGACGCAAAGCGCGCGTGCAGATGCAGGTTGAGCTGTTTGGCGATGAGATCTCCGGTGCGATCTTCGAAGGTACTTATCTTGTACTGCCTGCAAAACCCTTCGGCCCGTATGAAGAGGGTGGAAACGAGGAAGAGTAA
- a CDS encoding D-tyrosyl-tRNA(Tyr) deacylase translates to MIALIQRVTRASVTVEDEVTGEIGPGLLVLLGVEKDDDEQKANRLTERVLGYRIFSDAEGKMNLNVQQAGGSVLVVSQFTLAADTERGMRPGFSKGAAPERAEALYEYFVERCRQQEMNTQTGRFAADMQVSLVNDGPVTFWLQV, encoded by the coding sequence ATGATTGCATTGATTCAGCGCGTAACCCGTGCCAGCGTCACCGTGGAGGATGAGGTGACGGGTGAAATTGGCCCAGGACTTTTGGTGTTATTAGGTGTCGAAAAGGATGATGACGAACAAAAAGCGAACCGTTTAACCGAGCGTGTGCTGGGTTATCGCATCTTCAGTGACGCTGAAGGGAAGATGAATCTCAACGTTCAGCAGGCGGGTGGCAGCGTGCTGGTGGTGTCTCAGTTTACCCTGGCCGCCGATACGGAACGCGGAATGCGTCCTGGGTTCTCCAAAGGGGCAGCTCCTGAGCGTGCAGAAGCGCTCTATGAATATTTTGTTGAACGTTGTCGCCAGCAGGAAATGAATACGCAAACCGGACGATTCGCTGCAGATATGCAGGTTTCGCTGGTGAACGATGGCCCCGTCACGTTCTGGCTCCAGGTATGA
- a CDS encoding Inner membrane protein YihY, formerly thought to be RNase BN: MTTLAGNLAYVSLLSLVPLVAVIFALFSAFPMFADVSLQLRHFVFANFIPATGDVIQGYIEQFVANSSKMTAVGACGLIVTALLLMYAIDSALNTIWHSKKARPKVYSFAVYWMILTLGPLLAGASLAISSYLLSLRWASDLNSVIDNVLRIFPLILSWLSFWLLYSVVPTTRVPNRDAIVGALVAAVLFELGKKGFAVYITMFPSYQLIYGVLAVIPILFVWVYWTWCIVLLGAEITVTLGEYRKLKQAAEQEEADQL, translated from the coding sequence ATGACCACGCTGGCGGGTAATCTCGCCTATGTGTCGTTGCTCTCGTTAGTGCCGCTGGTAGCGGTGATTTTCGCGTTGTTCTCTGCCTTTCCGATGTTTGCCGACGTGAGCCTGCAACTGCGTCATTTCGTTTTTGCGAACTTCATTCCCGCTACCGGGGATGTGATTCAGGGATATATCGAGCAGTTCGTCGCCAACTCCAGCAAGATGACCGCCGTGGGCGCGTGCGGATTAATTGTCACCGCGCTGCTGCTGATGTATGCCATCGATAGCGCGCTGAATACTATCTGGCACAGTAAAAAGGCGCGGCCCAAAGTGTACTCCTTTGCGGTGTACTGGATGATTCTGACGCTGGGGCCGCTGCTGGCCGGGGCCAGTCTGGCAATCAGTTCTTATCTGCTCTCGTTGCGCTGGGCGAGCGATCTCAACAGCGTTATCGACAACGTGTTACGCATCTTCCCACTGATTTTGTCCTGGCTCTCTTTTTGGCTGCTCTATAGCGTGGTGCCGACCACGCGTGTTCCGAATCGAGATGCCATTGTCGGGGCGCTGGTCGCCGCTGTTCTCTTCGAACTGGGTAAAAAAGGCTTCGCGGTTTACATCACTATGTTCCCGTCGTATCAGCTGATTTATGGCGTGCTGGCAGTGATCCCGATTTTATTTGTCTGGGTCTACTGGACCTGGTGTATCGTCTTGCTAGGTGCTGAAATAACTGTCACTCTCGGTGAATATCGCAAACTCAAACAAGCCGCAGAACAAGAAGAAGCAGACCAACTATGA